One part of the Rutidosis leptorrhynchoides isolate AG116_Rl617_1_P2 chromosome 1, CSIRO_AGI_Rlap_v1, whole genome shotgun sequence genome encodes these proteins:
- the LOC139888486 gene encoding uncharacterized protein, translated as MDPKPTYGLGPYYCLSTVFNHCIYPSVAVGDGNHIPVVNTGHSVLPNVNRPLHLSNVLVTPNIVKNLISVRRFARDNKVSVTFDEFGFSVKDYLTHRLLLRCDSTGDLYPFTNPTASPTHHALITTPSIWHQRLGHPSTDVFRRLISNNSIKCNNTKSPALCHACQLGKHVRLPFSSSVYHVNSLFDIVHSDLWTSPIPSLSDISSPHVTTPPSPDIPTPPTPPHPAPSPSPPPPPPPPQNTTSTHPMVTRYRLRTTKLVQRLNLHVATPSPTPKSYSNAFNDPNWHNAMNEEYNALIKNGTWTLVPRPTNTNIVRSMWLFKQKFNADGTLSRYKARLVANGRSQQIAYSDADWAGCPSTCRSTSGYCVFLGNNLLSWSSKRQQTPSRSSAEAEYRGVANAVAETCWIRNLLRELHCPLSSATLVYCDNISAVYMSGNPVQHQRTKHIEIDIHFVRDLVLKGHVRVLHVPSRYQFADIFTKGLPTALFDEFRCSLSVRSAPATTAGGC; from the exons ATGGACCCTAAGCCCACATACGGACTCGGGCCTTATTATTGTCTAAGTACTGTTTTTAATCATTGCATTTATCCTTCCGTTGCTGTTGGTGACGGGAACCACATCCCCGTTGTCAACACTGGTCATAGCGTTTTGCCTAATGTTAACCGACCCCTACACCTGTCTAATGTTCTCGTTACACCTAACATAGTTAAAAATCTTATTTCCGTTCGTCGTTTTGCTCGTGATAATAAAGTTTCTGTTACATTTGATGAGTTTGGTTTCTCTGTCAAAGACTACTTGACTCACCGCCTGCTCCTACGATGTGATAGCACTGGAGATCTCTACCCATTCACGAATCCGACAGCATCCCCAACTCATCATGCTCTCATCACCACACCCAGCATTTGGCATCAGCGCCTTGGACATCCAAGCACTGATGTTTTTCGTCGTCTTATTTCAAATAATTCTATTAAATGTAATAATACGAAGTCTCCCGCTCTCTGTCATGCATGTCAACTTGGCAAGCATGTGAGACTTCCGTTTAGTAGTTCCGTTTATCATGTTAATTCGTTATTTGATATTGTTCACTCGGATTTATGGACTTCACCGATTCCGAGTCTTAGTG ACATATCCTCACCTCATGTCACTACTCCACCCTCACCCGACATTCCTACTCCTCCTACTCCTCCTCATCCCGCTCCCTCACCCTCACCACCCCCACCACCGCCACCACCTCAAAACACAACCTCCACTCACCCTATGGTTACTCGATACCGCCTTCGCACCACCAAACTTGTTCAACGTCTTAATCTCCATGTTGCTACACCTTCTCCTACACCAAAATCATATTCCAACGCCTTTAACGACCCTAACTGGCATAACGCTATGAATGaagaatataatgctttaattaaaaatGGTACTTGGACTCTTGTGCCTCGCCCCACGAACACGAACATAGTTCGTTCCATGTGGTTGTTTAAGCAAAAGTTTAATGCAGACGGTACACTGAGCAGGTATAAGGCTAGACTTGTCGCTAACGGTCGAAGCCAGCAGATTGCTTATTCTGATGCTGATTGGGCTGGTTGTCCCTCTACTTGCCGCTCTACATCTGGATACTGTGTATTTTTGGGTAATAATCTACTATCTTGGTCCTCTAAACGGCAACAGACTCCATCACGCTCCAGTGCCGAAGCTGAATACCGCGGCGTCGCAAACGCCGTTGCAGAGACATGCTGGATTCGTAATCTTCTACGTGAGCTCCATTGCCCGCTTTCATCTGCTACTCTTGTCTACTGTGACAACATTAGTGCTGTTTACATGTCTGGCAACCCGGTGCAACATCAGCGCACCAAACACATTGAGATTGACATCCATTTTGTTCGTGATCTTGTTCTTAAGGGTCATGTTCGGGTCCTTCATGTTCCTTCTCGGTATCAGTTtgcagacatcttcaccaaaggctTACCTACTGCACTTTTTGATGAGTTTAGATGCAGTTTAAGCGTTCGCTCAGCTCCCGCtacaactgcggggggatgttag
- the LOC139864343 gene encoding uncharacterized protein isoform X2, translating to MLESRRKRPFGPRLSFNAEECVQYQLDALMFNDQPRPDYGVEVMYRFAGFDPFERSLYFGPSFDLGQFERFRRLFHHSAYRVLLNHKERQILSTLNVEENRYKQRVWIRGARPEEEETFQFTMVQRVGGFWDGYWLTESVLHDGDSFSGGVAY from the exons AT GCTTGAATCTCGCAGGAAGAGACCTTTTGGTCCAAGATTGAGT TTTAATGCAGAAGAGTGTGTGCAGTACCAACTTGATGCATTAATGTTCAACGACCAACCACGTCCAGATTACGGAGTCGAAGTCATGTACAGG TTTGCTGGATTTGATCCCTTTGAAAGGTCTCTGTATTTTGGGCCTTCTTTTGACTTAGGACAG TTTGAGCGTTTTAGACGACTTTTCCACCATTCTGCATACCGAGTTCTACTTAATCACAAGGAAAGACAAATCTTAAGCACTTTAAATGTTGAGGAG AATCGCTACAAACAAAGGGTTTGGATACGAGGAGCTCGACCTGAGGAAGAAGAAACATTTCAGTTTACCATGGTTCAG AGAGTTGGTGGGTTTTGGGACGGTTATTGGCTAACAGAATCTGTTCTTCATGATGGAGATAGCTTTTCGGGTGGGGTGGCTTATTGA
- the LOC139864343 gene encoding uncharacterized protein isoform X1 produces MISLGLSSSSSSFFSNKHFFNYNTKNPNFRLRASSSADVPDYLSVDWLESRRKRPFGPRLSFNAEECVQYQLDALMFNDQPRPDYGVEVMYRFAGFDPFERSLYFGPSFDLGQFERFRRLFHHSAYRVLLNHKERQILSTLNVEENRYKQRVWIRGARPEEEETFQFTMVQRVGGFWDGYWLTESVLHDGDSFSGGVAY; encoded by the exons ATGATATCGTTAgggttatcatcatcttcatcatcgtttTTTTCTAATAAACATTTCTTCAATTACAATACGAAAAACCCTAATTTCCGGCTCAGAGCTTCGTCTTCTGCTGATGTTCCGGACTATCTATCTGTCGATTG GCTTGAATCTCGCAGGAAGAGACCTTTTGGTCCAAGATTGAGT TTTAATGCAGAAGAGTGTGTGCAGTACCAACTTGATGCATTAATGTTCAACGACCAACCACGTCCAGATTACGGAGTCGAAGTCATGTACAGG TTTGCTGGATTTGATCCCTTTGAAAGGTCTCTGTATTTTGGGCCTTCTTTTGACTTAGGACAG TTTGAGCGTTTTAGACGACTTTTCCACCATTCTGCATACCGAGTTCTACTTAATCACAAGGAAAGACAAATCTTAAGCACTTTAAATGTTGAGGAG AATCGCTACAAACAAAGGGTTTGGATACGAGGAGCTCGACCTGAGGAAGAAGAAACATTTCAGTTTACCATGGTTCAG AGAGTTGGTGGGTTTTGGGACGGTTATTGGCTAACAGAATCTGTTCTTCATGATGGAGATAGCTTTTCGGGTGGGGTGGCTTATTGA